From Homalodisca vitripennis isolate AUS2020 chromosome 1, UT_GWSS_2.1, whole genome shotgun sequence, the proteins below share one genomic window:
- the LOC124374848 gene encoding LOW QUALITY PROTEIN: RAB6-interacting golgin (The sequence of the model RefSeq protein was modified relative to this genomic sequence to represent the inferred CDS: deleted 1 base in 1 codon), whose product MFKIPEEEELEDSTVEKSLNADSSAVVPLELSNVYNTTDNCEQIKVISTATNATFTAVNEVLLEDFEKRQKTIKEQNRQRKELLKKALEDRTKKTHEEARRLSQIEDELKKLDLQLSNDVSVLRNQIEVASLEFLEAQKRFDRAEKEYLDAKLALFTKKERKELLTGHLCTIIEQNELRKAKKLSDLMDKLQLGSVVIEKSMGKPVIKTDGDCIENNISGAVPSESQCHRASMERTIEQCYAVKCCFKLGKSETETNELFKQAYGDDALSRKRVFEWHKIFKKDQ is encoded by the exons atgtttaag ATCCCTGAAGAGGAAGAATTGGAAGATTCAACTGTAGAAAAATCACTCAATGCAGATTCATCTGCAGTAGTGCCATTAGaactttcaaatgtttataacacAACAGATAATTGTGAGCAGATTAAAGTTATCagcactgccacaaatgcaacaTTTACTGCAGTGAACGAAGTTTTACTAGAAGACTTTGAAAAGAGGCAGAAAACGATAAAAGAGCAAAATCGTCAAAGGAAAGAACTTTTGAAGAAAGCCTTAGAAGacag AACGAAGAAGACACACGAGGAGGCACGTCGTCTTAGTCAAATAGAAGATGAGTTGAAGAAACTTGACTTACAGTTGAGTAATGATGTGTCTGTCCTGCGGAACCAAATCGAAGTGGCCAGTCTTGAGTTTTTGGAAGCACA GAAAAGGTTTGATCGTGCTGAGAAAGAATACTTAGATGCGAAGCTGGCTCTG TTCACGAAAAAGGAGCGGAAGGAGCTGCTCACAGGACATCTCTGTACAATTATCGAGCAGAATGAGCTGCGCAAGGCTAAGAAACTATCGGATCTCATGGATAAACTGCAGTTGGGCTCTGTG GTCATTGAAAAATCCATGGGGAAGCCAGTAATTAAAACAGATGGTGATTGTATAGAAAACAACATCAGCGGTGCAGTTCCATCAGAGTCCCAA TGTCATCGCGCCAGCATGGAGCGGACCATCGAGCAATGCTATGCTGTGAAATGTTGCTTTAAACTGGGGAAATCCGAGACCGAGACCAATGAACTCTTTAAACAGGCTTATGGGGATGATGCCTTAAGCCGCAAAAGAGTTTTTGAGTGGCACAAAATCTTTAAGAAAGACCAGTAG